The nucleotide sequence AGAATAGGCAAAGCGAGAAAGGGAGTTGAcacagaaggggagggagggaagagcggaggaggaaaacgcGGTGATGGACGCGTGCACAAGTCGGTCGGTGCGCACGAAAGTGTGAGAAGGAGGGGATGGGTGGAAACAAACGACGAGAGGGCCTACACAAGTCAAGTGCATCGTTTGTGAGTTCGCCTGCCGTTGAAATAGCGACAAGTGCTACCTCATCAAGGCGTGTGCGCCGACCAGGGAAGAGTGTGAAGTACACAGAGCACCATATTAtttccttgtgtgtgtgtacattCTGCCCGTACCTCTTCAGAGTCGACCGTGTCTATCACCGTACAATGCCCATCGCATCGGAGCAGAATGAGAGCATGGGTtcgtgagggagaggcagtAAACAGGGAAGAGTGGATGGCGGATGGAAGTCGTGGGGGCGGTGCTGATATGAAGAGATAGTCGCATCACGTAGCACTCAGAGAAAAACAACCAAGATACAGAACTACGAGGTCAACGGGGAGCAACACAACAGGCAGAGAAaccaacgaaagaaaagacgCACGTAGTCCAttgaggagaaggagagcgggagagagctccatggcagcagcgaaacGCGAGACCCATACACCCACTGGAGGTTGACACGAGGGCGTAGCGTAATCACGCGCTCCAGCCGCCTTTCGTATTCATGCGCCGCTGAGCAGGCTTCGCTGATAGACCCAAGCCGAGAGAGTTGACTGGCCGATCCTGCCCTGTTCGACGGTACAACTGGATTTCCTGCTGTTTGAAGTACCGCTTTCCCTCTTGACTCACCAGCACGAGATTGAGGAAGTAGCGCACACTAAAGAGATTCTCAACGTTCATGTACGTCGGTGTCAGGCGCGGGATCGAGTTAAGATAGAGGCGAATTGGGACTACTTCTTCGACAATAGGGGTGCCATCCATGATCTCGAACTTTTGCAGCGTCTCCGATTCCATTGTCTCCCCTGACTGGCCAGGTGCGATGAACTCTTTACGTACCAGCCCCACCTCACCATACGCGATATCCATATCCGCTATTTTGTACTCCACCTTGCCCAACACCCGCTCCGCCAGGTGGAAGATTTTCTTGTCGTAGCGAAACTCAATGTGAAGAACATTTTCTACGCCAACGTTCATTGAGATGGACTCCGGCCCGAAGTACGTCTCGCGGAAGTAGTTCACGTGAGCTGAGGCATCAGGCTGTGATTCGCTCAGCGCTGCGTCGACGCGGTGcacccacacctcctccttcacacTTGGGCTCTTGATACGCTGCCTCACTGTCGCCTGCACAAAGTATCGGACTTTGGCGTAGATGCCATGGTACGACTCATGCTCCTTCGGCGCAGAGAAAACAAACTCGAAGGGCGTCGGCTGCGTCAGTGTGTCTGGCTCAAATTGGCGCTCCTGCCGGAGGAAGACAACGCGCGACTCAACATCGCGAAACGTGCTTGCCACGCCGATCAGCTCCACTACCACACCTTGATGTGAGTAGGAAGAGCTGGTCGGCATCAGCATCACGCGTCCCTTGACGGGCTCCTTCCATGAGTAGAGCGGGAAGCGCTCGCTTACGTTGTCGTAGATGTCCACTACTTTAAtcttgtcctcctccgctttgcCGTCCAGCACAACTTCGAGTTTGCAGCCGTCGATACTGGACAAGAGTCGGCTGAATAAAGAAAGGCTCTGCTGCCCCTTCTCGGGCGGCGGCTCATCACGCAGCATTGACGCACGATGCGATCTCTACTCTGAGCTTTGCGTTCACACGATACTTTAAGTAGCACACCACGTCCGGCAGTCCCAGGAGCACTAAATTGGAGATACCAccacagaggcacagaggcCGGGTACGATAATGTAAGAAGGCCCTTCTGCCGAATAGCACTACGCACCTTGTCAATGAGTGTGCGAACGGCACGCGATATGCGCGCTACAAAGCTGTGGAGAAGTGTACCTAGGTGAGAATGAAGACCGACAGGCATGAAGCAGTCAGGTGGCACAGAGGAGATACACGATGGATGCAAAATGAGAGAGTGAGGTGTTTGTGGAGCTTCATGAGTGAAGAGACAGCGGCATACCGTGAAAGAGCGGGGGGCCCATagaagcggaggagaggcaatgcacgttttttttttctccctcgcGCTTGTTTGAAGTGGAGCGCtcgcgacgctgccgcatccCGTGAGGGGGGGGTACTCAACCCAGTAGGTCTCGCTGTGTAAGCGTCGGCGCTTAGCTTCCTCCGTGAGGGAGTACTGGTCCCCAACGCCGCGAAGAGGTGGCCTACATTCATTGAGGGGGGGGTAATGCGAGGTCTCACATGACCTTCCTTTCGCTGATTGAAAACTCGTCCGCTGTTATGCGGCCCCGACACCACAACACAGGTCTACACAggtgcacgtacacacgacgctgtgcacatgcgcaaGAGTGTTACCAGTCCACGTCCCTTATTCCCGACTTGCACATTTATAAATTTATAAAAGTGCAAGTCGGGAATGAGGGACGTGGACGAGGAGCTGAAAGCGAAAGGAGGAGCATTTGCACAACAGTGCACCGAGGAGGCGCCATGCGGGAAGCatgcgaggaggacgaagcaaaaaaaaaaagaaatgaatATCATTGAAGAGCTGGGAGGGTCCCCTGTACACGGGACAGCGCTTCTCGCGCCAGCGTACGTTTCGTGTAGGAAAGCCCTTTGGAAGATGTGCGcccgcgcgtgtgcgtttaAATGCTACACGCGTCACCTCATCCCGCGCTGAGTCGCATTCGAGTGCGCTGTGTGGCACAGAAAAGAGTCCCGACTACCGTCTATGCAGTACGTTGAGGAGGTACGACAGCatctgccccccctccccgccgccCGCAaccaaaaacaaaagagcGACGCCGCActggaagaaaaaggagccTGGGGGCTGTAGGCGACTTGCAGGCTGTTAAGAGATGATCGATGGCATCGGAGGCTCCTCCTGCCTTCTTTACCACCGCCACAAGATCTCCCTCTTGCTCGCTGGCGCAACTGCAGCTATAGcggcaaagagaggaaggccTCAGCGATCCCGTCAATTCCTCTATGCTATTACATCATCCTCAGAGGAATACAACGTCGCCTTGGACGCTACCGCCTTGTTCTTGTAGCTGCCCATCTCATTATTCCATGACTGTGTGATGGCGACGGTCAGGGCAAACAAGTCGGACAGCGAGTTCTCGGTCAAAAGCTTGTAGAAGCTGATGGTTTGGCCCTTGCACTCCGCGAGTAGCTGTGTGCCGTCATCCACCGCCGCGTCCCGGTCTTTTCTGTACTGATCAAGAGGGCTTGGAggcaaggtggagaagatggACGCTGACCAGCGGCCGTTTGACGCCTTGTCCTGTGGAGCACCGCTtccgctcttcttcgctgtcgaCACCGCCCGTTTCGCCTTCGAGAGGAGCTGTTGCAGGTGCCGCGTTGGGTTACGAGACAAGCGCTTTGTCACATCCTCGCCGTACAGCATCCAAGCCCCTTTGTCGCCGCAGCTGATGGTGCTGGAATGAGGAACCACGACGCCCAGCTTCGCACGCTCGCCCTCGACGTAGTGCCGGTTATTCTTCTCCGTATGTATCGCGGCGTCCCCGACGATGCTGTAGATGGTCAGCCGTGTTCGGAGGCGACTCACGCGCAGCAGGTAGCGGGCGCGGCGCTGAGCGTCGCACACGATGAGGAAGTTGTGCAAGGGGTGGCCCGCCTCGTTCAAAAGCTCACCCCACCGCATCCCCACGCTGCGTCCAGCGCAATCACGAGGAGTGGAGCACTGCGGTGGGGgtaggagggaggaaaagcgcCATTGTGATGTGGAGTCTTCGTCATTAAGGGTGGGGGTGTAGAACAGACCCTGTTTGAAGCATCCGATCCACTGCTGTCTACAGTagccgctgatgctgccgTCAGCCCCGTACGTTAGCGAGATGGTCAAGCTTGGTAACtctgtctgctgctgcattgtGGGCCCTGCGCCCTTCGCGACATGAACCGGCTCCGACTCGTGTGAAGGGGCAACGATATCGTTTGTCGGCGAGCCATGTAACGACAGCAAAGCAGCACCATGGCTAGGGTACTTCGCCGCGTCGTCAGCGACGGGAGTCGAGGATGCTTCTTCCTTGTCGCAGTCATACTCACTGAACCAGGAGACGACATTGAGCGACACGTCAAGCGCATCCATTGTCCCCTTGGCGGCGTTCGTCTTGGCCAACCAAGCAGTTACGGCACTGTGCGCGCCGACAACCACccgctcccccttttctgtttgGACATCGGATTCGGGAGATGGGCTTTCATTGGGGGACGAGCAGGTAGTTCCTGGCGGCGTCGAGCAGATGCTATAGAGCGTAAGCGCCTCTCCGCTCAGCTGGCTCGCGTCCTGGCACGACATCACGGAAGGTCTGTGAGTGATCGAGACAGTGTCAGCGGCAGGCTGTGGGGGAGCTCGGTCTTCGAGACGCGCCCGGATGCGGCGCACCTCAGCGTCAAGGATCGTGTCCAGGGCATTTACAGATCCGGTGCCGCCGAATGAAGGGTGCACCTGATCAGCTGTGatgtactgctgcagcgccgctaaCGTTGGTGGGCCACTCTCGAACTTGATCTTGTCTTGCACGCGTACATCCACCagcggccgcagcaccttccAGGCGGCGGACACCGTCCACCCCATgttgaagaagagcagaCGGCGCATGATCTCAGGGTAGGCAACCTGCAGCAGGCCCATGACACTTTTGAGAAGCGCCAGTGTTGCCTTGTTCACGCTGGACATGGTGATGCCTCCCAGATCAACCACGTACGTGCAGCGATCCACCTTCCGCCGCAGGCAGACGTAGCGACCCAGCTCCATCGACCACAGCTGACAACGCAGTAGCTGCTCGTTGGTAAAGTCCTTCATAGCTGCAGCGAGCTTGTCGGCGTCCGGCGAAAGCCACAGCACGGGGAGACCCTCCCTGTCGAGGCCGTAGATGGGACACGGCATGCCGTTGTGCATGGGCGACAGCACCGAGGAAATGGTGGGGTGCAGTTGCTCCCCAATAATGCTGTCGAAATTGTCCgacttgcgcagctgcacgtaCTTGCGGATCCCGCTCTCCGCC is from Leishmania panamensis strain MHOM/PA/94/PSC-1 chromosome 35 sequence and encodes:
- a CDS encoding vacuolar protein sorting-associated protein-like protein (TriTrypDB/GeneDB-style sysID: LpmP.35.3500) encodes the protein MLRDEPPPEKGQQSLSLFSRLLSSIDGCKLEVVLDGKAEEDKIKVVDIYDNVSERFPLYSWKEPVKGRVMLMPTSSSYSHQGVVVELIGVASTFRDVESRVVFLRQERQFEPDTLTQPTPFEFVFSAPKEHESYHGIYAKVRYFVQATVRQRIKSPSVKEEVWVHRVDAALSESQPDASAHVNYFRETYFGPESISMNVGVENVLHIEFRYDKKIFHLAERVLGKVEYKIADMDIAYGEVGLVRKEFIAPGQSGETMESETLQKFEIMDGTPIVEEVVPIRLYLNSIPRLTPTYMNVENLFSVRYFLNLVLVSQEGKRYFKQQEIQLYRRTGQDRPVNSLGLGLSAKPAQRRMNTKGGWSA
- a CDS encoding hypothetical protein (TriTrypDB/GeneDB-style sysID: LpmP.35.3510): MPGEASDDVVATTSADWEMQYERDFDAQQSSGPFMFSESERRKNRELFSRLRDLLPFDDAYKVSDCDLMYRFLIGKHWNVAKAESGIRKYVQLRKSDNFDSIIGEQLHPTISSVLSPMHNGMPCPIYGLDREGLPVLWLSPDADKLAAAMKDFTNEQLLRCQLWSMELGRYVCLRRKVDRCTYVVDLGGITMSSVNKATLALLKSVMGLLQVAYPEIMRRLLFFNMGWTVSAAWKVLRPLVDVRVQDKIKFESGPPTLAALQQYITADQVHPSFGGTGSVNALDTILDAEVRRIRARLEDRAPPQPAADTVSITHRPSVMSCQDASQLSGEALTLYSICSTPPGTTCSSPNESPSPESDVQTEKGERVVVGAHSAVTAWLAKTNAAKGTMDALDVSLNVVSWFSEYDCDKEEASSTPVADDAAKYPSHGAALLSLHGSPTNDIVAPSHESEPVHVAKGAGPTMQQQTELPSLTISLTYGADGSISGYCRQQWIGCFKQGLFYTPTLNDEDSTSQWRFSSLLPPPQCSTPRDCAGRSVGMRWGELLNEAGHPLHNFLIVCDAQRRARYLLRVSRLRTRLTIYSIVGDAAIHTEKNNRHYVEGERAKLGVVVPHSSTISCGDKGAWMLYGEDVTKRLSRNPTRHLQQLLSKAKRAVSTAKKSGSGAPQDKASNGRWSASIFSTLPPSPLDQYRKDRDAAVDDGTQLLAECKGQTISFYKLLTENSLSDLFALTVAITQSWNNEMGSYKNKAVASKATLYSSEDDVIA